The Ornithinimicrobium faecis genome includes a window with the following:
- the relB gene encoding type II toxin-antitoxin system RelB family antitoxin has translation MTVSEVPRSLRLPVEVDERLSRLAAATGRSKSYYLRELVTAGIDELEYAYGLVTRAEAIRTDQRETRPLDALMSEMDISREELDAMPDQPA, from the coding sequence GTGACAGTGAGTGAAGTCCCCCGCTCTCTCCGTCTTCCGGTGGAGGTCGACGAACGGCTCTCACGGCTGGCCGCTGCCACGGGCCGGTCAAAGAGCTACTACCTGCGCGAGTTGGTCACCGCTGGGATCGATGAACTGGAGTATGCCTACGGGCTGGTCACCCGAGCGGAGGCGATCCGCACCGACCAACGCGAAACCCGGCCCCTTGATGCCCTGATGTCCGAGATGGACATCAGCCGTGAGGAACTGGACGCAATGCCTGACCAGCCTGCATGA
- a CDS encoding branched-chain amino acid ABC transporter permease yields the protein MDLFIQSLVLGILLGGLYALLAAGLTLYFGVMRVVMIAHSAFLILAAYLAWWFTTNTGLDPLLSLVVTVPLFFVVGVFVQRVLIARLKPATLTMMSVLLTFAIALTIEGLLGFVFSGTQRRIQLPYSGASFEVFGARIAVVKLIAFALAAVALAALYFVLKATRFGQSLRATIQNSEAAALVGIDTKKVAGYGFGIGLATAAVGGTALALDATIYPSLHWHWIGPLMAIIVVGGLGSVPGAAAAAMVLGVSQSLLQIPMGTTWAQTIFYIVLFATLVFRPHGFFGGRLAQRF from the coding sequence ATGGATCTCTTCATCCAGAGCCTCGTCCTCGGCATCCTGCTGGGCGGTCTCTACGCCCTCCTGGCGGCCGGGCTCACGCTCTACTTCGGCGTGATGCGGGTCGTCATGATCGCCCACTCGGCGTTCCTGATCCTCGCGGCCTATCTCGCCTGGTGGTTCACCACCAACACCGGCCTGGATCCGCTGCTCTCACTGGTCGTCACGGTGCCACTGTTCTTTGTCGTCGGGGTCTTCGTGCAGCGGGTGCTGATCGCCCGCCTGAAGCCGGCGACGCTGACCATGATGTCGGTGCTGCTGACCTTCGCGATCGCGCTGACGATCGAGGGCCTGCTGGGCTTCGTCTTCAGCGGGACCCAGCGCCGCATCCAGCTGCCCTACTCGGGGGCCAGCTTCGAGGTCTTCGGTGCCCGCATCGCGGTCGTGAAACTGATCGCCTTCGCGCTGGCCGCGGTGGCCCTCGCCGCGCTCTACTTCGTGCTCAAGGCGACCCGCTTCGGGCAGTCCCTGCGAGCCACCATCCAGAACAGTGAGGCGGCTGCCCTCGTCGGCATCGACACCAAGAAGGTCGCTGGCTATGGCTTCGGGATCGGCCTGGCCACCGCCGCCGTCGGCGGCACGGCCCTGGCCCTCGACGCCACGATCTATCCCTCGCTGCACTGGCACTGGATCGGCCCACTCATGGCGATCATCGTCGTGGGCGGACTCGGCAGCGTGCCCGGCGCTGCCGCAGCGGCCATGGTGCTGGGCGTGAGCCAGTCGCTGCTGCAGATCCCGATGGGCACGACCTGGGCACAGACCATCTTCTACATCGTGCTGTTCGCGACCCTCGTGTTCCGGCCGCACGGATTCTTCGGAGGTCGCCTTGCGCAACGCTTCTGA
- a CDS encoding dihydrodipicolinate synthase family protein, with protein MSTTARGTVSIPTTDGARRTIELQPARDWATHPEGFQSRVAFAAAHVVADPLRDNGPGQPAAIDWDSTLAFRQHLFDHGLGVAEAMDTAQRNMGLDWPAVQELISRSATQAQAAGARIASGAGTDHVTEAADLAAVTRAYAEQVAFVESTGSQVIVMASRHLAQVATSAEDYLSVYDEILRQVSRPVILHWLGTMFDPHLEGYWGSTDIDTATATFLELVTRHADRVDGVKVSLLSAEHEVSLRAALPDGVRLYTGDDYNYPELIRGDGTRHSDALLGAFAAIAPAASAALAALDAGDHSAYEAEMAPTLPLSRLVFAPPTWFYKTGIAFLSWLSGHQPGFTMVGGLQSARPVPHLAEVFALANDARLFPDPDLAAHRLGLWLQAQGAGA; from the coding sequence GTGAGCACCACGGCGCGCGGCACGGTCAGCATCCCGACAACCGACGGCGCACGACGCACCATCGAGTTGCAGCCCGCCCGGGACTGGGCCACCCACCCCGAGGGCTTCCAGAGTCGGGTGGCGTTTGCCGCGGCCCACGTCGTCGCGGATCCGTTGCGAGACAACGGCCCCGGCCAGCCCGCGGCGATCGACTGGGACTCGACGCTGGCCTTCCGACAGCACCTTTTCGACCACGGTCTCGGGGTGGCTGAGGCGATGGACACGGCCCAGCGCAACATGGGGCTCGACTGGCCCGCGGTCCAGGAGCTGATCTCGCGCAGCGCCACGCAGGCTCAGGCCGCCGGGGCACGGATCGCGTCCGGTGCCGGCACCGACCACGTCACCGAGGCGGCCGACCTGGCCGCAGTGACCCGGGCGTATGCCGAGCAGGTCGCCTTTGTGGAGTCCACCGGGTCCCAGGTGATCGTGATGGCCAGCCGGCACCTCGCGCAGGTGGCAACCAGCGCCGAGGACTACCTGAGCGTCTATGACGAGATCCTCCGGCAGGTGAGCCGCCCGGTGATCCTGCACTGGCTGGGCACGATGTTCGACCCGCACCTGGAGGGCTACTGGGGGTCGACGGACATCGACACCGCCACCGCCACCTTCCTGGAGCTGGTCACCCGTCACGCCGACCGGGTGGACGGTGTGAAGGTCTCCCTGCTGTCGGCCGAGCACGAGGTCAGCCTGCGCGCCGCACTCCCGGACGGGGTGCGGCTCTACACCGGCGACGACTACAACTACCCGGAGCTGATCCGGGGCGACGGCACCCGCCACAGCGACGCCCTCCTTGGCGCCTTCGCGGCGATCGCCCCGGCGGCCTCCGCCGCCCTGGCCGCCCTCGACGCCGGTGACCACTCGGCATACGAGGCGGAGATGGCACCCACCCTCCCCCTGTCGCGGTTGGTGTTCGCCCCGCCGACGTGGTTCTACAAGACCGGGATTGCCTTCCTGTCCTGGCTCAGCGGACACCAACCCGGGTTCACGATGGTTGGCGGACTGCAGTCGGCGCGCCCGGTCCCGCACCTGGCCGAGGTCTTCGCCCTGGCCAACGACGCGCGGCTCTTCCCCGACCCGGACCTGGCCGCACACCGGCTCGGTCTGTGGCTGCAGGCCCAGGGAGCGGGGGCATGA
- a CDS encoding ABC transporter ATP-binding protein has protein sequence MSTDNPSTQRTGAEQHEVGLSVRDLSKSFGGVRAVVGASVDFHHGRINALIGPNGSGKTTFFNCVTGMIRADAGTVTYRGKDITGKAPHRVAHAGIGRSFQVCRIFPRMSVLDNVLAGVRPSGLVALMGSGRRASDVDKARALLARVGIDHLEGAEAGDISYGQQKLLELAGVLMTDPETIMLDEPAGGVNPALIERISTLITELNAEGRTFIVVEHNMELVMRLSDHVIVFDRGAQIAAGPPSTVQSDPAVLEAYLGV, from the coding sequence ATGAGCACCGACAACCCGAGCACCCAGAGGACCGGCGCCGAGCAGCACGAGGTCGGGCTGTCCGTCCGCGACCTGTCCAAGTCTTTCGGTGGCGTCCGCGCGGTCGTCGGCGCCTCGGTCGACTTCCACCACGGCCGGATCAACGCCCTGATCGGCCCGAACGGCTCGGGCAAGACGACCTTCTTCAACTGCGTCACCGGCATGATCCGGGCCGACGCGGGCACCGTGACCTATCGGGGCAAGGACATCACCGGCAAGGCCCCGCACCGCGTGGCCCATGCCGGGATCGGCCGCAGCTTCCAGGTGTGCCGGATCTTCCCGCGGATGTCGGTGCTGGACAACGTCCTGGCAGGGGTCCGCCCCAGCGGGTTGGTCGCCCTGATGGGCTCTGGCCGCCGCGCGAGCGATGTGGACAAGGCGCGAGCCCTGCTCGCCAGGGTCGGCATCGATCACCTGGAGGGCGCCGAGGCCGGCGACATCTCCTACGGCCAGCAGAAACTGCTTGAGCTGGCCGGGGTCCTGATGACCGACCCCGAGACGATCATGCTCGACGAGCCCGCGGGCGGAGTGAACCCCGCGCTGATCGAGCGGATCAGCACCCTGATCACCGAGCTCAACGCCGAGGGCCGCACCTTCATCGTCGTCGAGCACAACATGGAGCTGGTCATGCGGCTCAGCGACCACGTCATCGTCTTCGACCGCGGGGCTCAGATCGCCGCCGGTCCCCCGTCCACGGTCCAGAGCGACCCTGCTGTCCTGGAGGCCTACCTTGGCGTCTGA
- a CDS encoding carboxylate--amine ligase, translating into MTTVQPDPDFDVVMLGTDIGIYALARAFHERYGIVSTVISRVVAGPIKNSKIINVIDLGEAAGRAETLASLEEEGRKRKAAGRTTLLLANADTFSRMLSEQAEWLRQWFVVTAVDGSVLDIAADKVEFARVCEELDIPTPRTLVQGFANADADDWTPDEVDLTFPVVAKPAVGAAYEGLVFEGKQKIYLVDSPEELRTILLRVKGAGFRDRFVVQELIPGDDTAMRSITAYVDSSGQATLLATAQVLLQEHTPLAIGNPAAMVTTPFPQLMEQAETFLRHVGYRGFANFDVKLDPRDGVMKFFEMNPRVGRNNYYVTAAGANVAEFIVTDLIEKASHDQVIVRNEILYSVLPQPLLRRYLSGPAKALHQRVSAKGVHHPLVYRDTLWRKAYVAMAKANYVKKYQTYYPKPTDSGF; encoded by the coding sequence ATGACCACCGTCCAGCCTGACCCGGACTTCGATGTCGTGATGCTCGGCACCGACATCGGGATCTACGCGCTCGCCCGTGCCTTCCACGAGCGCTATGGCATCGTGAGCACCGTCATCTCGCGGGTCGTCGCCGGCCCGATCAAGAACTCCAAGATCATCAACGTGATCGACCTTGGCGAGGCCGCGGGCCGCGCCGAGACCCTGGCCTCCCTTGAGGAGGAGGGGCGCAAGCGCAAGGCTGCCGGCCGGACCACGCTGCTGCTGGCCAATGCCGACACCTTCAGCCGGATGCTGTCCGAGCAGGCCGAGTGGTTGCGCCAGTGGTTCGTCGTGACGGCCGTGGACGGCTCGGTCCTAGACATCGCCGCCGACAAGGTCGAGTTCGCCCGGGTCTGCGAGGAGCTCGACATCCCGACCCCGCGCACTCTGGTGCAGGGCTTTGCCAACGCGGACGCCGACGACTGGACGCCGGACGAGGTGGACCTGACCTTCCCGGTCGTCGCCAAGCCCGCCGTCGGCGCGGCCTATGAGGGTCTGGTCTTCGAGGGCAAGCAGAAGATCTATCTCGTCGACAGCCCGGAGGAGTTGCGCACGATCCTGTTGCGCGTCAAGGGGGCCGGGTTCCGCGACCGCTTCGTGGTCCAGGAGCTGATCCCCGGCGACGACACCGCCATGCGCTCCATCACCGCCTATGTCGACTCCTCCGGTCAGGCGACCCTCTTGGCGACCGCTCAGGTCCTGCTCCAGGAGCACACCCCGCTGGCGATCGGCAACCCGGCCGCCATGGTCACCACACCGTTCCCGCAGCTCATGGAGCAGGCCGAGACCTTCCTGCGCCATGTCGGTTATCGCGGCTTCGCCAACTTCGACGTCAAGCTGGACCCCCGCGACGGCGTGATGAAATTCTTCGAGATGAACCCCCGCGTCGGGCGCAACAACTACTACGTCACGGCCGCCGGTGCGAATGTCGCGGAGTTCATCGTCACCGACCTCATCGAGAAGGCCAGCCACGACCAGGTCATCGTGCGCAACGAGATCCTCTACTCTGTGCTGCCCCAGCCGCTGCTGCGACGCTATCTCAGCGGCCCGGCCAAGGCCCTGCACCAGCGGGTCTCTGCCAAGGGCGTGCACCACCCGCTCGTCTATCGCGACACCCTGTGGCGCAAGGCCTACGTGGCGATGGCCAAGGCCAACTACGTCAAGAAATACCAGACCTACTATCCGAAGCCGACCGACTCCGGCTTCTGA
- a CDS encoding gluconokinase: MSDQQPTDPPAPRHLVVMGVSAAGKTTVARAINKTLGWEFAEGDDFHPQANVDKMASGVPLTDEDRWPWLRALAEWTADHAAAGRSTIISCSALRRAYRDVLREGGEGTYFVHLTGTKDLLRQRMAGRDDHFMPLELLDSQLATLEPLGADEPGATFDVAPTPKRIAAAVLRELNLP, translated from the coding sequence GTGAGCGATCAGCAGCCAACCGATCCGCCCGCGCCCCGGCACCTGGTGGTGATGGGGGTGTCGGCTGCGGGCAAGACGACGGTGGCCCGTGCGATCAACAAGACCCTCGGGTGGGAGTTCGCCGAGGGCGATGACTTCCACCCGCAGGCCAACGTCGACAAGATGGCCTCAGGGGTCCCCCTGACGGATGAGGACCGTTGGCCCTGGCTGCGTGCCCTCGCCGAGTGGACCGCCGACCACGCCGCGGCCGGTCGTTCAACGATCATCTCGTGCTCGGCGTTGCGCCGGGCCTATCGCGACGTCCTGCGCGAGGGCGGGGAGGGCACCTACTTCGTGCACCTCACAGGCACGAAGGACCTGCTCCGGCAGCGCATGGCCGGGCGCGATGACCACTTCATGCCGCTCGAGCTGCTCGACTCGCAGCTGGCGACGCTCGAGCCGCTCGGGGCAGATGAGCCGGGTGCGACGTTCGACGTCGCGCCGACACCGAAGCGGATCGCCGCCGCCGTGCTGCGCGAGCTCAACCTGCCCTGA
- a CDS encoding ABC transporter ATP-binding protein, whose translation MASDHLLELTDIEAGYGRAALVLRGLTVQVPPAQIVCLVGPNGAGKSTVLKVASGMLVPRSGRIIVDGADVTGQGPQQLLRAGLSHVLQGHSVFKEMTVGENVKLGAFSVRDAQHTAERLDFVKTLFPLVADRWDALAGALSGGQQKQVEFARSLMVDPKVVLLDEPSMGLDPKATAIIFEQVVRMRDAGTAVLLVEQNARRALESADVGLVLDLGRVHISGPARQLLDDPKLGELYLGGRPRTSTPEGQPS comes from the coding sequence TTGGCGTCTGACCACCTGCTCGAGCTCACCGACATCGAGGCTGGCTATGGCCGGGCCGCGCTCGTCCTGCGCGGCCTCACTGTCCAGGTCCCGCCCGCCCAGATCGTCTGTCTCGTCGGCCCGAACGGCGCGGGCAAGTCCACCGTGCTCAAGGTCGCCAGCGGCATGCTCGTGCCGCGCAGCGGTCGCATCATCGTGGACGGCGCTGACGTCACCGGTCAGGGACCCCAACAGCTGCTGCGGGCCGGGCTGTCCCACGTCCTGCAGGGCCACAGCGTCTTTAAGGAGATGACGGTCGGGGAGAACGTCAAACTCGGTGCCTTCTCGGTGCGCGACGCACAGCACACTGCCGAGCGCCTCGACTTCGTCAAGACGTTGTTCCCGCTCGTGGCCGACCGCTGGGACGCCCTCGCGGGAGCCCTGTCCGGAGGACAGCAGAAGCAGGTGGAGTTTGCCCGCTCCCTGATGGTCGACCCCAAGGTGGTGCTGCTCGACGAGCCGTCCATGGGGCTGGATCCCAAGGCGACGGCGATCATCTTCGAGCAGGTGGTCCGCATGCGCGATGCCGGCACCGCCGTCCTGCTGGTCGAGCAGAACGCCCGCCGCGCCCTGGAGTCGGCGGATGTGGGCCTCGTGCTCGACCTCGGCCGGGTCCACATCAGCGGCCCCGCCCGACAACTCCTCGACGACCCCAAGCTGGGCGAGCTCTATCTCGGCGGCCGCCCCCGCACCTCCACCCCGGAAGGACAGCCCTCATGA
- a CDS encoding IMPACT family protein — protein sequence MATTGYRTINAPVTASIEEQRSVFECRLERVADEAGARGVIETARATHWDARHHCSAWVLGPDGALTRSNDDGEPSGTAGAPMLEVLSHSGFSDVVAVVTRWFGGTLLGTGGLVRAYGDAVRAALADAEPQARELRRRVTLEVGHADAGRIEHDLRASGVVVTDVDYSTLVILHLAVPAGNEQEVSDLVARFTGGTGEAVVGETEWVDLA from the coding sequence ATGGCCACGACGGGATACCGGACGATCAACGCACCGGTGACTGCCTCCATCGAGGAGCAACGATCCGTCTTCGAGTGCCGTCTGGAGCGGGTGGCTGACGAGGCGGGGGCCAGGGGCGTGATCGAGACCGCGCGTGCCACGCACTGGGACGCCCGACACCACTGCTCGGCCTGGGTCCTGGGACCCGACGGTGCTCTCACCCGGTCCAACGACGACGGCGAGCCGTCGGGGACCGCCGGGGCGCCGATGCTGGAGGTGTTGTCCCACAGTGGATTCAGCGATGTGGTGGCCGTCGTGACCCGTTGGTTCGGCGGGACGCTGCTGGGGACCGGCGGCCTGGTGCGCGCCTACGGCGACGCCGTGCGAGCCGCTCTCGCGGACGCCGAGCCGCAGGCTCGTGAGCTCCGCCGGCGGGTGACCCTTGAGGTGGGGCACGCCGACGCCGGCCGGATCGAGCACGATCTGAGGGCCAGCGGCGTTGTGGTGACGGACGTGGACTACTCGACCCTCGTCATACTGCATCTTGCTGTCCCGGCGGGGAACGAGCAGGAGGTGAGCGACCTCGTGGCTCGCTTCACCGGCGGCACCGGTGAGGCCGTGGTGGGCGAGACCGAGTGGGTCGACCTGGCGTGA
- a CDS encoding branched-chain amino acid ABC transporter permease: MRNASDTAPTTDTGAPTVLRVIRGIQILAVVGAVVGVLVFPLTGPGPFIMSVGVVILSYACMATGWNFVGGFTGYISLGHAAFTGLGGYAVGLLILRAEVSPWLALVLAAVIVAVLSIPIGFASLRVRGASFVIMSLALVLIMLLVFQSWSDVTGGSNGMRVPRPFGPEVLRPEQHERFYYLHVALLVIMLLAWWAIDRSRFGAGLKAIREDEDKAQSLGIPTFNYKLAVYVISAFFTAMAGGLYALWFGFLDPIFQFSILTGSYMVLMSLLGGIRSLFGPALGAAIVGYAIEFFKAQYGDTQFHLVALGLLLGLVVLFMPEGILPSLNRLLDRLRPSATSIREESAEDLATKSAVLVGDKEGTP, from the coding sequence TTGCGCAACGCTTCTGACACCGCCCCAACCACCGACACAGGGGCACCGACCGTGCTGCGGGTGATCCGCGGCATACAGATCCTTGCCGTGGTCGGTGCCGTGGTGGGCGTGCTCGTCTTCCCGCTCACCGGACCCGGCCCGTTCATCATGTCGGTCGGCGTGGTCATCCTCAGCTATGCCTGCATGGCGACCGGCTGGAACTTCGTGGGCGGGTTCACCGGCTACATCTCCCTCGGCCATGCGGCCTTCACCGGCCTTGGTGGGTATGCCGTGGGGCTGCTCATCCTGCGCGCGGAGGTCTCGCCGTGGCTGGCTCTGGTGCTGGCCGCCGTCATCGTGGCCGTCCTCTCCATCCCGATCGGCTTCGCCTCCCTCCGGGTGCGCGGAGCGTCCTTCGTCATCATGTCGCTGGCGCTGGTGCTGATCATGCTGCTGGTCTTCCAGAGCTGGTCGGACGTGACCGGCGGCTCCAACGGGATGCGCGTGCCGCGGCCGTTCGGCCCGGAGGTGCTCCGCCCCGAGCAGCACGAGCGGTTCTACTACCTGCACGTCGCACTGCTGGTGATCATGCTGCTGGCCTGGTGGGCGATCGACCGGTCCCGCTTCGGCGCTGGCCTCAAGGCCATCCGGGAGGACGAGGACAAGGCGCAGAGCCTGGGGATCCCGACCTTCAACTACAAGCTCGCCGTCTATGTCATCTCTGCGTTCTTCACGGCCATGGCCGGCGGGCTGTATGCCTTGTGGTTCGGCTTCCTGGACCCGATCTTCCAGTTCTCCATCCTGACCGGTTCCTACATGGTGCTGATGTCACTGCTGGGAGGCATCCGGTCGCTGTTCGGCCCCGCGCTCGGCGCGGCGATCGTCGGCTATGCGATCGAGTTCTTCAAGGCGCAATACGGCGACACCCAGTTCCACCTGGTCGCTCTCGGCCTGCTGCTCGGCCTGGTGGTGCTGTTCATGCCCGAGGGGATCCTGCCCTCGCTCAACCGCCTGCTCGACCGGCTGCGGCCCAGCGCCACCAGCATCCGCGAGGAGTCCGCCGAGGACCTGGCCACCAAGAGCGCCGTCCTGGTCGGCGACAAGGAGGGAACGCCATGA
- a CDS encoding sugar phosphate isomerase/epimerase family protein — protein sequence MTAPAAADPRLQRLSLNQRTCANWSLREAIDGCTRAGLDSIGVWREPVTEVGLDTARRWIEDAGLRVSSVCRGGFLTGPEGADRRAAIDSNRAAIEETAVLHADTLVLVPGGLPDGDRDLPAARGRFLDGMAEIVPHAQEHGVLLAIEPMHPIFAADRGVISTLAQALDLAEQFPAETVGVVVDTFHLWWEPGVQAQIARAAGRIASYQISDWITPLPPDALLSRGMMGEGHIDFATFTQWVAEAGYTGDIEVEIFNADVWATPGDEVVATIIERYLELVQPWSVPTRA from the coding sequence ATGACCGCCCCGGCTGCCGCCGACCCACGCCTGCAGCGACTGTCCCTCAATCAGCGGACCTGCGCCAACTGGTCACTGCGGGAGGCGATCGACGGGTGCACGCGGGCTGGTCTGGACAGCATCGGCGTGTGGCGCGAGCCGGTCACCGAGGTCGGCCTGGACACCGCACGGCGCTGGATCGAGGACGCCGGGCTGCGGGTCTCATCCGTGTGCCGTGGTGGGTTCCTCACCGGCCCGGAGGGCGCCGACCGGCGGGCCGCGATCGACAGCAACCGCGCCGCGATCGAGGAGACCGCCGTCCTCCACGCGGACACCCTCGTCCTGGTCCCCGGAGGTCTGCCCGACGGAGACCGCGACCTGCCTGCCGCCCGCGGCCGCTTCCTGGACGGGATGGCCGAGATCGTGCCGCACGCCCAGGAGCACGGTGTGCTGCTGGCCATCGAGCCGATGCACCCGATCTTCGCGGCCGACCGTGGCGTGATCTCCACGCTGGCGCAGGCCCTCGACCTGGCCGAGCAGTTTCCCGCCGAGACCGTCGGCGTCGTGGTGGACACCTTCCATCTGTGGTGGGAGCCCGGTGTGCAGGCCCAGATCGCGCGCGCTGCGGGACGCATCGCGAGCTATCAGATCAGCGACTGGATCACCCCGCTGCCACCAGACGCGCTGCTCAGCCGAGGGATGATGGGCGAGGGTCACATCGACTTCGCCACGTTTACGCAGTGGGTCGCCGAGGCTGGCTACACCGGCGACATCGAGGTGGAGATCTTCAACGCCGATGTCTGGGCCACCCCGGGCGATGAGGTCGTCGCCACGATCATCGAGCGCTATCTGGAGCTGGTGCAGCCCTGGTCGGTTCCGACGCGCGCCTGA
- a CDS encoding copper resistance CopC family protein — MSTLFHRGRRPGGRTALGALLIALWLTLTALPASAHDSIIDSDPAADEVVTTAPGELVLTFSGDISELGVQFVVTGPEGRDVVQGTPTVDGITVTQELADELVNGDYEVTWRVTSSDGHPISGTIPFTLEAADAPSDELPTTDAPTGESTPTLEPTATETAPADETENATENATETDAGATPAPTTATEAPATDPGDDAEASAAAAETDVTEPSGGIPAWGWLVAALAAVGLVACGFLAFRRN, encoded by the coding sequence ATGTCCACCCTCTTCCACCGAGGGCGGCGGCCAGGGGGTCGGACGGCGCTCGGCGCCCTCCTGATCGCCCTCTGGCTGACGCTCACGGCACTCCCGGCCTCGGCTCACGACTCGATCATTGACAGCGACCCGGCCGCCGATGAGGTGGTCACGACCGCTCCGGGTGAGCTCGTGCTGACCTTCTCCGGCGACATCTCCGAGCTGGGTGTGCAGTTCGTGGTCACAGGACCCGAGGGTCGCGACGTGGTCCAGGGCACGCCCACCGTGGACGGCATCACGGTGACCCAGGAGCTGGCGGACGAGCTCGTCAACGGCGACTACGAGGTCACCTGGCGCGTCACCTCCTCCGACGGGCACCCGATCTCGGGCACCATCCCGTTCACGCTCGAGGCAGCCGACGCCCCCTCGGATGAGCTGCCCACCACCGACGCCCCGACCGGTGAGAGCACCCCCACCCTGGAGCCGACGGCAACCGAGACGGCCCCGGCGGACGAGACTGAGAACGCGACCGAGAACGCGACGGAGACTGACGCTGGGGCCACCCCCGCTCCGACGACGGCGACCGAAGCGCCGGCGACCGATCCCGGGGACGACGCTGAGGCAAGTGCCGCGGCCGCCGAGACGGACGTGACCGAGCCCTCTGGCGGCATACCGGCGTGGGGCTGGTTGGTCGCGGCACTGGCCGCCGTCGGCCTCGTGGCCTGCGGATTCCTGGCGTTCCGTCGCAACTGA
- a CDS encoding Gfo/Idh/MocA family protein, whose amino-acid sequence MSTHTVRILMNGVTGRMGYRQHLVRSILAIRDDGGVELPDGDRLQVEPVLLGRNEEKLATLARQHDIAEWTTDLTAALADDTAPIYFDAATTQARKSALLQAIAAGKDIYTEKPIAESVTDGLELADAADAAGVMTGVVHDKLYLPGLRKLKRVIDSGFFGRILSVRGEFGYWVFEGDGIPTQRPSWNYRTEDGGGMVLDMFCHWNYVMEGLFGAVEAVTAKAVTHIPQRWDEHGEPYTATADDAAYGIFELEGGIIAQMNSSWAVRVERKELVEFQVDGTHGSAVAGLFGCRVQPRVLTPRPVWDPDVPTAEDFRSHWSEVPDTETFGNGFRAQWEQFLIDRHQGRPHAYNFRSGVRGLQLVEAGLRSSAEGRRVAMKEVIP is encoded by the coding sequence ATGAGCACCCACACCGTCCGCATCCTGATGAACGGCGTGACCGGCCGCATGGGCTATCGCCAGCACCTGGTCCGCTCGATCCTGGCGATCCGCGATGACGGCGGCGTCGAGCTCCCCGACGGCGACCGGCTCCAGGTCGAGCCGGTGCTGCTGGGCCGCAACGAGGAGAAGCTCGCCACACTGGCACGGCAGCACGACATCGCGGAGTGGACCACGGACCTGACGGCAGCGCTGGCCGACGACACGGCGCCGATCTATTTCGATGCCGCGACCACTCAGGCCCGCAAGAGCGCCCTGCTGCAGGCCATCGCCGCCGGCAAGGACATCTACACCGAGAAGCCCATCGCCGAGTCCGTCACCGACGGCCTCGAGCTGGCCGATGCCGCTGACGCAGCCGGAGTGATGACCGGCGTCGTCCACGACAAGCTCTACCTCCCGGGCCTGCGCAAACTCAAGCGCGTCATCGACAGTGGCTTCTTCGGCCGCATCCTGTCGGTCCGCGGCGAGTTCGGCTACTGGGTCTTCGAGGGCGATGGCATCCCCACCCAGCGCCCGAGCTGGAACTATCGGACCGAGGACGGCGGCGGCATGGTCCTGGACATGTTCTGCCACTGGAACTACGTCATGGAGGGACTGTTCGGGGCGGTGGAGGCCGTCACGGCCAAGGCCGTCACGCACATCCCGCAGCGGTGGGACGAGCACGGCGAGCCCTACACCGCCACGGCTGACGACGCCGCCTACGGCATCTTCGAGCTCGAGGGCGGCATCATCGCCCAGATGAACTCCTCCTGGGCCGTCCGGGTCGAGCGCAAGGAGCTCGTGGAGTTCCAGGTCGACGGCACCCACGGGTCGGCCGTCGCCGGGCTGTTCGGCTGCCGGGTCCAGCCGAGGGTGCTCACTCCGCGGCCGGTGTGGGACCCGGACGTGCCGACCGCCGAGGACTTCCGCTCGCACTGGTCGGAGGTGCCGGACACCGAGACCTTCGGCAACGGCTTTCGCGCCCAGTGGGAGCAGTTCCTGATCGACCGGCACCAGGGGCGGCCGCACGCCTACAACTTCCGCTCCGGGGTGCGCGGTCTGCAGCTGGTCGAGGCCGGGCTGCGCTCCTCGGCCGAGGGCCGCCGCGTCGCGATGAAGGAGGTCATCCCGTGA
- a CDS encoding type II toxin-antitoxin system RelE family toxin — translation MTWVVRTDRDFDRALKKLDRQIAARVLKALTALETLDDPAKRCKALSGPYTGLWRLRVGDYRVILDIRRGELVIIALDVGNRSSVYD, via the coding sequence ATGACGTGGGTCGTCCGAACGGACCGTGACTTCGACCGGGCGTTGAAAAAGCTGGACCGGCAGATCGCCGCGCGAGTATTGAAGGCCCTCACTGCACTGGAGACGCTGGACGACCCAGCGAAACGGTGCAAGGCCCTCTCGGGTCCCTACACGGGCCTGTGGCGACTGAGGGTAGGCGACTACCGTGTGATTCTCGACATCCGGCGCGGAGAACTCGTCATCATCGCCCTCGACGTAGGCAATCGCAGCAGCGTCTACGACTGA